One part of the Candidatus Latescibacter sp. genome encodes these proteins:
- a CDS encoding SMP-30/gluconolactonase/LRE family protein, producing MGYSKKLFLGLLTAALGCFTYLVTPLRSESQNDHPAVAQGAALIKIAEGLRYTEGPAWGKDGKVYFTDRASSRILMWSPEKGLEVFRVDTRGANGLVFTAGGDLVVCETGARSVIAIAPDGKETMLADSYEGKKLNAPNDACIDAKGGIYFSDHSMRSKEVLEQAGDHIYYITPDRSKIVRVTSDLQFPNGVAVSPKGDRLYVTDSGTNKTYVYTINPDGTLKDKKIFADEGYDGVKVDEAGNVYITPFSNHVSVYDPAGKRIDEIPTPARPSNLCFGGKEKRTLFITVGGAVYSIGMKNKGL from the coding sequence ATGGGTTACAGTAAGAAACTGTTTTTAGGACTGCTGACAGCAGCTTTGGGATGCTTCACTTATCTGGTTACTCCACTGCGCAGTGAATCCCAAAACGATCACCCGGCTGTCGCTCAGGGCGCTGCATTAATAAAGATCGCCGAGGGATTACGGTACACCGAGGGGCCGGCCTGGGGAAAAGATGGGAAAGTATATTTCACCGATCGAGCGTCTTCACGCATTCTCATGTGGTCGCCGGAAAAGGGCCTCGAGGTATTCCGCGTGGATACCCGCGGCGCCAACGGTCTGGTGTTCACTGCCGGGGGAGACCTCGTTGTCTGTGAAACAGGGGCGCGCAGTGTCATTGCGATAGCCCCCGACGGCAAAGAGACCATGCTTGCGGATTCCTACGAAGGCAAAAAGCTGAACGCACCGAATGACGCCTGTATCGATGCCAAAGGGGGGATTTACTTTTCCGATCACAGCATGAGAAGCAAGGAAGTCCTTGAACAAGCCGGAGATCACATCTATTATATCACTCCCGACCGTTCGAAAATCGTACGGGTTACCAGTGATCTTCAGTTTCCCAACGGGGTGGCTGTCAGCCCCAAAGGCGACAGGCTGTATGTAACCGACTCGGGGACAAACAAGACTTACGTTTATACGATCAATCCTGACGGAACCCTGAAGGATAAAAAGATATTCGCCGATGAGGGATATGACGGTGTGAAGGTGGATGAAGCAGGCAATGTGTATATCACTCCATTCTCGAATCATGTGTCGGTATATGATCCCGCAGGTAAACGTATCGACGAAATCCCCACACCCGCTCGTCCATCGAATCTCTGTTTCGGAGGAAAAGAAAAAAGAACGCTTTTTATTACTGTGGGCGGAGCGGTGTATAGCATTGGGATGAAAAATAAGGGACT